The following proteins come from a genomic window of Amphiura filiformis chromosome 16, Afil_fr2py, whole genome shotgun sequence:
- the LOC140136572 gene encoding acyl-coenzyme A thioesterase THEM4-like, which produces MRKITDERDSEGMELESGWVPESQAIYNSLLKRKDAGELKLMVETSNVIKMITREGRLLFPTSGLEDLNKMYNSVLFYDEKEKKAYGLCQFGPYAQGPVGYAHGGAIATMADVITSHVCMFILHNCMTRYLTINYKRGIPLNCPVLLEVWCVKTEGRKVWIDYKMMNAKDKTVYADGESLWLHLKSVL; this is translated from the exons GGTATGGAGCTGGAAAGTGGATGGGTTCCAGAATCGCAAGCAATCTACAATTCACTCTTGAAGAGAAAAGATGCCGGGGAGCTGAAACTAATGGTTGAAACTTCAAATGTTATTAAGATGATTACGCGAGAAGGCAGATTGTTATTTCCGACGAGTGGGCTGGAAGATCTGAACAAAATGTATAATTCCGTACTATTTTATGATGAGAAAGAAAAGAAGGCTTATGGATTATGCCAGTTTGGACCATATGCCCAAGGACCTGTTGG gtatgcacaTGGCGGAGCTATTGCAACAATGGCTGATGTTATTACGTCCCATGTATGTATGTTTATACTACACAATTGTATGACAAGGTATCTTACCATCAATTATAAAAG GGGAATTCCACTCAACTGTCCTGTGCTATTAGAAGTATGGTGCGTTAAAACAGAAGGAAGGAAAGTATGGATTGACTATAAAATGATGAATGCCAAAGATAAAACTGTGTATGCTGATGGTGAATCTCTGTGGCTTCATTTAAAAAGCGTTTTATGA